A stretch of DNA from Montipora foliosa isolate CH-2021 chromosome 4, ASM3666993v2, whole genome shotgun sequence:
GATGTTGAAACGTTTGCCCCGCCCCTTTcaacaatgactttcgacgccatcgCAGGTTAATAAGAACTAGACCCttcgtgagggtacactgggttgcctgtggtacgtgcagcgttccaggcaatgtttttcaagttggggggtcattaagaccatttattatatggcttgtgtttgtagccgatataacgcgcgctctgattgacaaattgtgactgaattgtagggcattattctcccgtaatgcccacgggccgatttcgggcttgcaaaaacaaagcaaaagatagttaaaaaaaccacataataaactacttactaaccgagctagctcgagccgtactgggaaatattgTCCCTGGGTCCgacgtttttgtacggaccgagcgctgctcggtccgtactgccacgacctcgggccaatattccccagtacggccctcgcgctcgcttagtaagaagttattaattctctattttcgaattccccttaatacactttgtttgcccccccccaaattttgcataaaccactgttttcaaatgttcttgggaatatgcagtgtccccaagagcatttgaaaacaatagtttatgcaaaatttggggggcaaacaaagtgtattatggggaattcgaaaatagagaataggccggtagccaggtttttaacctcagaaaaggatctgtttcgtcgtacgaacgtgtgaggacctgtgagccaaagggcctctgctggtatgacttctgggtgaccccttaactctttttcctagttTCCCAACcacgagaaaaccgcggtaaatcagccatctccaaaaatgttttttttttttttctcaaaaaatatttaaagttagggggaaaaaatacatcattttaaagctaagaaaataaacgttccaacagcatataacttacttgcagacaactgaaacattttataaaagcgaaagttgaacgaaaaattttaagaaaaataacagacCTTGCGatccgttgctaacggcaacgaaagcgatcgcattacgaataattaacctctgtttgccaaaaaccacccaaataaccgattttttttcgacggaaaattcatcccagaggataaaactattcactgcacatgtaataaaggtaaatatgttcgagcgaaagcgaaaacaagcgaatattttgagggaaaacacaattacagtcaactcccgctatagcggacaccctcgggaccgCGTTttggtgtccgtaatagcgagtgtccgtaatagcgcggtgcgagaaaatttttattttaaaccttATTTACAGAAGGGGGTCACATGTGTGTTCATTTCCATTAACTCCAGTACCTTTTTCAAACCCGTTGTCGCACGTAAGGAGCGtcagaactttatttacaaacagaacAGAACTTAACAGAACAGGAGTTACGTACCTTTCGTGTACGGTAGTTCGTCTAAGAACGCAAAGGCAACAATCATCGTATGTGGCAGCAATGCACACACATGAATCGTTTTGGTTTCCTAATGTACTAAAGTACAGTAATcgacatttctaaaaaaaaattattttctgggAAAAAACTGAACATCAGCTATTGATTGCATCAGCGATCACATTGCCTCAAAATATCGTTCCAATCGGCTCTGTTTAGTTCTCCTTGAATTGCAAGTGCCCCCACTTTGTCGCAATGGAGACTAAATTCATTAGCAACCTTAAATTCCCCTCGCTAAATGAAAAAAGCAGAAATGTTTTGGACATTGTCCAGAACGTCCTTGAAACTTTTCAAAGTGGTTGTTTTGTTTAAGCATTCGCTTTCACCCGGGATATCTTCTTTTTCTATTTCGTTCTCGTCGTCACTCTCTATTTCCATGACGTGAGAAGTACCAATGGCCTCCAGCAGCTGTTGCTCGTTGAGAAGACTGTAACAGGCTGGAAGTTCGTTATCTGACTCCAGGTAAGTACCGATTCCACTTCCGGGTGCAACCTGTTGGACGAGATTGTCCAGTTCCTCATCGACTGAGACATCAAGATCAGCAAAGGGATCCTCTTCTCCTGACACAGTACTGACGATAGCTGCTTCTGAGAAAGTGCTGGAAATTCCAGCTGCTGCAAAACATTTGATAATGGTATCGTTCTCGACCTTAGACCAAGCAGTCCCCATCTATCTTATGGCCTGCAGCACGTCCAATGTTTTGGCAACGTCTGTTGCACAGTTGTGGTCTGTGGTCATTGTAATAACATGACGAAGTAGCAACGTCCTGTAATGGACTTTAAAGTTCTGGATTATTCCGAGATCTAAAGGTTGCAGTGTGGACGTGCAGTTTACAGGaaaaaaacacaagtttaatATTGGAATAACGTCCCTTGAGATCATAGGGGTGACATCCAGCAGAGTCCAGGAATAAAAGTATTGATCGATTCTGGGCCTTGAAAGAGCTGTTTAACTGGCTGAGGAGCTTGTGAAGGATATCAGATGTCATCCAAGCCTTCTGTTGATTCAAATACTGACAAGGAAGATCATCTTTGTTTATATTCTTCAGGCACCTTGGATTCGCATACTTTCCGATTACAACTGGCTTTCTCCTTTCCCCAGTAGCAGAAACGAAGAAAGCAACAGTTAACCGCTCTTTCGACTTCTTGCCTCCTTtgcatttctttgctttctccGAAAGGCTTTTATCCGGTAGTGCACGGTAAAAGCAGGCAGTTTCATCCATGTTCCGGATGTCTTGCATCTAATATCCAGAGGTGATTGACCCAAGACGCCTTTTCCAAGAGTACACTGTAGCCTGCGGCACATCAGCAGATTCACCACAGAGTTTGTGTTGCGAAAGGTTGTTGCGCTCTTTAAATCTCGTAAGCCAGCCGCTCGAAGCCTTGAACTCAGGGTACCCAAGTTTCTCTGCTACTTTCGTTGCGAACTCCTGAATGAGAGGACCATCGACTGGAATGCGTTGTTCGGTTTTCTTCTTGAACCATTCCCATACAGCATCATTTACGTCAGAATATT
This window harbors:
- the LOC138000974 gene encoding tigger transposable element-derived protein 6-like, encoding MDETACFYRALPDKSLSEKAKKCKGGKKSKERLTVAFFVSATGERRKPVVIGKYANPRCLKNINKDDLPCQYLNQQKAWMTSDILHKLLSQLNSSFKAQNRSILLFLDSAGCHPYDLKGRYSNIKLVFFSCKLHVHTATFRSRNNPEL
- the LOC138000975 gene encoding tigger transposable element-derived protein 4-like, whose translation is MPKDKTPREARNELPLEKRFQIVEEYENSKGLTGIRKLAEKFGCRKTQVSNILKQKTLVREEYKRGFSSAKKRNRTSQYSDVNDAVWEWFKKKTEQRIPVDGPLIQEFATKVAEKLGYPEFKASSGWLTRFKERNNLSQHKLCGESADVPQATVYSWKRRLGSITSGY